The following nucleotide sequence is from candidate division KSB1 bacterium.
CTAGGAAACAACAGGAATGCAACAAACACGAGGGGCTGACAACATGGAACAGCGTCCATTCATTTCGATCATCAGCGAGCAGCTTGTCAGGCGCGTGATTGATGAGGCGATGGATGTGCTGGAGAAAGTGGGGGTGATGGTGGAGCACGAAGAGGGGAGGCGCCTGCTCACGGACGCGGGCGCAAGAAGCGAACCGGGCTCTTCGCAAATCAAGATTCCTCGGGGTCTGGTGGAACAATCCATTGCTTCAGCGCCAAAGGCAATCACCATCTACGACCGCGCGGGCGAGCCGGCCATGCAGCTTGAAGCTGATCGCGTGCACTTTGACCCGGGCTCGGCGGCTTTGACCATCCTGGACTGGAAGACGCAAAAGGAGCGCACGCCGGTCACTGCCGACCTCGTGGCCCTGGCGCGCCTCACCGACAGTCTGCCGCACCTTGCGGCGCAAAGCACTGGCCTCATTCCCGGGGACGTGCCTGGAGCCATTGCTGACCGCTACCGGCTGTATATCGCCCTGTTGCACGGGCGCAAGCCCATCGTCACCGGCACCTTCGCGGTGGACGCGTTCGAGGTGATGTGGGACATGCTGGTGGCCGTCCGTGGCAGTCGTGAGGAGCTCC
It contains:
- a CDS encoding trimethylamine methyltransferase family protein, whose translation is MQQTRGADNMEQRPFISIISEQLVRRVIDEAMDVLEKVGVMVEHEEGRRLLTDAGARSEPGSSQIKIPRGLVEQSIASAPKAITIYDRAGEPAMQLEADRVHFDPGSAALTILDWKTQKERTPVTADLVALARLTDSLPHLAAQSTGLIPGDVPGAIADRYRLYIALLHGRKPIVTGTFAVDAFEVMWDMLVAVRGSREEL